From the Castor canadensis chromosome 9, mCasCan1.hap1v2, whole genome shotgun sequence genome, one window contains:
- the Epgn gene encoding epigen isoform X1 has product MALGVPISVCLLFKAMTTLAEEVAVTLMPTHTTQQTNWTVNKTEADYIEGPIALKFSHPCLEDHNSYCINGVCAFNHELKKAICRCFTGYTGERCEHLTLTSYAVDSYEKYIAIGIGVGLLLSGFLAMFYCYIRKRCLKLKSPYNICSGGRPL; this is encoded by the exons CAATGACCACATTGGCTGAAGAGGTGGCTGTGACCTTAATGCCTACACACACAACCCAGCAAACTAACTGGACAGTTAACAAAACTGAAG CTGACTACATAGAAGGACCCATAGCCTTGAAGTTCTCACACCCTTGTCTGGAAGATCATAATAGTTACTGCATCAATGGTGTATGTGCATTCAACCATGAGCTAAAGAAAGCCATCTGCAG atgttttactGGTTATACTGGAGAAAGGTGTGAGCACTTGACCTTAACTTCATATGCTGTGGATTCTTACGAAAAATACATTGCAATTGGGATTGGCGTTGGATTACTATTAAGTGGTTTTCTTGCTATGTTTTACTGCTACATAAGAAAGAg GTGTCTGAAATTGAAATCACCTTACAACATCTGTTCTGGAGGGAGACCACTGTGA
- the Epgn gene encoding epigen isoform X2 — translation MLPSLNAAMTTLAEEVAVTLMPTHTTQQTNWTVNKTEADYIEGPIALKFSHPCLEDHNSYCINGVCAFNHELKKAICRCFTGYTGERCEHLTLTSYAVDSYEKYIAIGIGVGLLLSGFLAMFYCYIRKRCLKLKSPYNICSGGRPL, via the exons ATGCTTCCCTCTCTTAATGCAGCAATGACCACATTGGCTGAAGAGGTGGCTGTGACCTTAATGCCTACACACACAACCCAGCAAACTAACTGGACAGTTAACAAAACTGAAG CTGACTACATAGAAGGACCCATAGCCTTGAAGTTCTCACACCCTTGTCTGGAAGATCATAATAGTTACTGCATCAATGGTGTATGTGCATTCAACCATGAGCTAAAGAAAGCCATCTGCAG atgttttactGGTTATACTGGAGAAAGGTGTGAGCACTTGACCTTAACTTCATATGCTGTGGATTCTTACGAAAAATACATTGCAATTGGGATTGGCGTTGGATTACTATTAAGTGGTTTTCTTGCTATGTTTTACTGCTACATAAGAAAGAg GTGTCTGAAATTGAAATCACCTTACAACATCTGTTCTGGAGGGAGACCACTGTGA